The Thermotoga caldifontis AZM44c09 genomic interval CGAAAAACCCACCGAACTTCAGCGACCAGTGTGCGGCGTTCATAAACAGCGACATAAAGACCGCGATACAGGAAGGCATATCCGCCGAGGACATATGCGCTGGGTTGGTCTACTCTGTCTGCATGAACTATCTGAACAGGGTGAAGGGTAACAGGCCCGTCGGGAACAAGGTTTTCGCGCAGGGAGGTACCTGTTACAACAGGGCCGTACCGCTCGCGATGGCGGCACTCACGGGTAAGAAGATCGTCGTGCCACCGGAACCGGGTCTCATGGGCGCCTACGGGATCGCGCTCATGGCACTCGAAGACATGGAAAAGGGTGTGATAGAAAAAGGTTCTTACGATCTTCAGGAACTCGCGAACCGCGAGGTGAAGTATCTGAAACCTTTCGTCTGCACGGGTGGAAGGACCGGTTGCGACAGGAAGTGTACCATCAGCGTGATAGAGGTCAACGGCAAAAGGATACCCTACGGAGGGGCGTGCAACCGTTACGAAGCGTTCAGGGAACACAGTTTCGATGCCTCAGAGTACGATTTCGTCGCGAGAAGAGAGAAGATGGTTTTCGAACTGAAGCAAAACGGTGGCGGAAAGAAGGTCGGAGTGAGCAAATCCTTCGCGATGAACGTCTTCTTCCCATTCTTCTCGACACTTTTCATAAAGCTCGGCTTCGAGGTCGTCCTTCCGGACGAACCTGATGAAAGTGGGAAAGATCGCATGGGATCAGAGTTCTGTTTTCCCGTCGAGCTTTCCCACGGTTTCGTGCTGAACCTTTTGAAGAAAAACGTTGATTATGTCTTCATTCCGAGGATTCGAGGGGCCAGACCGGCCGGTTCAGAAAAGAACGGCGTCTACTGTCCTTTCGTTCAGAGCGAGGCAGACTGGCTGAGGGCCGATATCTCTGAACTCGAGAAGGTTCAGCTCCTTTCCTGCAGCATCGATTTCAACGATCCTGAAGAACTCGTCTTCGAAAACATCTTCCGGATGTTCAAACCCCTCGGCTTCGACAGAGAAAGGGTCAGAGCAGCTTTCGAAGAAGCGAAGAAAGCGCAGAGGACCTTCGAAGAGGGCGTGAAGAGGCTCGGTGAAGAATTTCTGAAGAAAGTAGAAGAAGCCGGTATGGGTATCGTCATCTTCGGGAGGGCGTACAACGCTTTCCAGTCCCACGCGAACCTCGGAGTTCCGAGGAAGATCGCCAGTTACGGCTATCCCGTGGCGAGTTTCGACGTTCTTCCGTTCGAACCGCTGCCCGGTTACGAGAGGATGTACTGGACCTGGGGAGAGATGATGCTGAAGGCCGCGAGGTACGTGAAAGACCATCCCAAGCTGTATCCTGTTTTCATAACGAATTTCAGCTGCGGCCCTGACTCGTTCATCCTCTCTTACTTCAAAGCGGTCATGGGTGAAAAACCGGCGCTCGTTCTGGAACTGGACAGCCACACCGCTGACGCCGGTCTGGAAACCCGTATAGAAGCGTTCTTGGACATCATCAAATGCAGGAGAGAAAAGAAAAAGCAACCCTCGCCTTCCAAACCTCTCGAAGTTCAGATCGACAAATCCGGCGTCTTCGTCCTCAAAGACGGCGAGAAGATTCCCTGGACCGACCCGAGAGTGAGACTCGTCTTCCCGACGATGGGCGCGTTCGGAGCCAGGTGCCTGGCGGCGGCGATCTCTCGCTTCGGGGTTCGAACGCACGTGTGCCCCGCTCCCGGGGAGATCGAGTTCAGACTGGGCAGGGGCAACTCTCTCTCCAAGGAATGCCTGCCTTTGCACCTGACGCTCGGCTCGCTCATAAGATACCTTCAGGAAAGGCCCGAAGGTGAGATCACCCTGTACTTCATGCCGACCACGTCGGGCCCGTGCAGGTTCGGCCAGTACAGCATTTACATGAAGTTGTGGCTCGAACAGAACGCGGTGAAGGATGTCGGCCTGGTCTCGCTGAACTCTGAGAACGCGTACGGAGGCCTGGGAGTAAGCTTCACCCTGCGTGCGTGGCTGGCCGTGCTGGTTTCGGATCTGTACTCCAACGTGGAGAAATCTCTCAGAGCCCTCATGAAAGACCAGACGCTTGTAGAATCCTTGATCGAGAAGCATCAGGAAATGATCCTGGAAAGTTTGAGGAAGGATTCTCTGTCTGGTTTCTTCACAACGGTGAAAAAGGTGTGTCAGGAGCTCGAATCTCTGAAACTGCACGAAGCGTACATGAAATCACCCAAGGTGATGATGACGGGAGAAATATACGTGCGCTGGGACGAATTCAGCAGGAAGAAGATGGAAGATCTGTTCGCGAGGGAAGGCATCGTGCTGCACATCTCACCGATACACGAATGGCTCTACTACACCTATTACATCTTCATCGAAAGATTGGTGAGCAAGGATTCGACGCGTTTCCAGAGGATGAAAAAGTGGCTGGAAATGCAGGTGCTCCGGTACTTCGAGTGGAGGATCAAGCGTTTGTTCGCGCGGACTGGCCTGTGCGACGCGCGCATGCTCGACGTCTCACACGTGGTGGAAACGGCAAAGCCTTATCTTTCACCGAACCTGACTGGGGAAGCCATTCTGACGATCGGAAGCACGCTCGCCGAGATAGGCGAATTCTACGACGGAGTGATAGCGGTCGGGCCGTTCGCGTGCATGCCGAGCCGCATAGCGGAATCCATACTCAAGAAGGCCATCGAAGATAAAAAGAGAAAACTTGGAAAGTCGTTGCCGTTCATCTCGATCGAGCTGGATGGTAATCCGTTCACGCCATCGATAGAGGCCAGGTTGGACGCGTTCATCGCCCAGATCAAACAGCTCAGGAAGGGAAGTGAAGCTCTTGCCGGTGATCTTTCTCGCCGGTGATGCGAGAGTTTTGAAGGACGAATACGTGGAAAATTTCTGTCAAAAAAGACGGCTCAAAAGGATCAAGGTGAACGCAGAGGAAAAGGATGGGGCGTTCAATCTGCTCTCGCAGGCAGGTCTTTTCTTCGACGAGGTGCTCCTGGACGTGGTCGATTTCGACGAATGGAAAAAGGACGATCAGAAAAAACTTTTGGAGATGGCCGAACCTTCAAGGATCAGCGTGATCGTCAGAACCGAAGAGGGTGTGAAGGCTAAGGAAGTCGTGCAGCTGTCGCTACCAAAACCGTGGGAACAGGAAAAGTGGATCGATTACGTTTCAGAAAGGCTCAGAAAGCACAAAATATCTGCTTCGCAGAAGATAGCTGAATTGATCTTCGAAAGGGTCGGACCGAACGACGAACTTTTAGAAAGAGAGATCGAAAAACTCGCCTGCGTGACGGATCGACCGACCGAAGAGACCATCCAGCAGGTGATTTCTCAATACGTCAGAAGCGACATAGACGAATTCTGTTTCAGAGTTTCGATGGGCGATTTCGAAAAGGCACACGTGCTGCTGGGATCGATCCTGAAAACCACCGAGCCCATCGTCGTGGTCGCGTCCCTCGCCAGACACTTCCTCGATCTCTACAAGATCGTGCTCTTCGTCGAGAAGAGAGAAAATTACCCCTGGCCCGTGATAAAAGAAGTCTCTGAAAAACTCGGTGTGGGACTCGGAAAGACGGCCAGGTTTCTGGGTTTCTCTTTCAAGGGTGCCGGCAAGTCCGTGAACCACGTGAGCCTGTACGACGCCGAAAAGCTGGAAAAGATCCTTGAAAGACTGTACTGGCTCGATCTCGCAGTGAAGAGCTCTCCCACTCCCAATTTAGCGATCCACAGTTTCCTCGATCAGGTTCGAAAGATCATGGGTGAAAAACCGTGAGGTTGATCTTCAGACAGACGAAGTTCAACCGTTACAGCGTCGTGGCGTTGCTGAGCGCGGTGGTGAGCAGACTCGACTCCGTCGAAATCGTCATCGCCAGAAGACTTGAGGACATCTTATCTTACCCCACCGACAGCTTCGTGGCGTACTCCTTCATGAGCTTCGACCTCGGACAGGTTCAGGAAGAAGTGAAGTTGCTCAAGTCGAAAGGTTACACTCTGCTGGCCGGTGGGCCCCACCCGACGGCGCGGCCTGAGGAATGCCTCGCGATGGGGTTCGATCACGTTTTCATCGGTGATGGGGAGGAGAACCTGATCGAGTTTTTGAAGGGCGAAAGGCGATCCATCTTCGATGGGGTGAGCAGGAGAGTCGATCTCAACGACTATCCTCCCTTCTGCGTGGAACTTTCACAGTTCATGCCGATCGAGATCACGAGGGGCTGCCCGTTCGGCTGTGCGTACTGTCAGACATCGTCGATCGCTGGAAAGATCGTTCGACACAGGAGCGTTGAACAGATCGTTCATTACTGCCAGCTCGGTCTGAAAAAGCACAAGTACGTCGCGAGATTCATAGCGCCGAACGCCTTCGGTTACGGCTCGAAGGATGGTGTTACACCGAACGTGGACGCCATAGAATCGTTGCTTTTCAATCTCCGGAAAATAGGCATGAGAGAGATCTACTTCGGAACCTTCCCCTCGGACGTGAGACCAGAATCTGTGAACGACGAGGTCCTGAGCGTGGTCAAAAAGTACGTGAACAACAGAAGCATTATCGTGGGCGCTCAGAGTGGCAGTGAAAGGGTCCTCAAAATTTTGAGAAGGAATCACAGCACAGAGGACGTTCTGAAGGCCGTGGACACGATAAAGCGTCACGGGTTCGTACCGCACGTGGACTTCATTTTCGGTTTTCCTTTCGAAACCCAAGAGGACCAGCACGAGACCCTGCAGTTCGTTGAGAAACTGGTTGAAATGGGTTGCAAGATACACGCACACAGCTTCTTGCCACTGCCCGGAACGAGTTTGGAAAGAGCGGGAAGCGCACGCTTGCCGCACTGGCTCAAAAAGAGGCTGTCTCAACTTTCCGCGCAGGGAAAGCTCGACGGGTACTGGCAGAAGCAGGAACACATGTCCTGGGAACTCCACTCGCAGACACGCTGATACGCTCATTTGTGTTATAGCTTTCGTGAAATTGTGTTAAAGTAACGAGGCGGAGACTGTGCTAAAATGTTCGCACGGAGGGAACTACGTTGCCTGAGAAGTTCTGTTCTTTCTGCGGAAGGCCCGCGAGTCAGGTTGGAAAGTTAATAGCTGGTCCGAGCGCATACATATGCGACGAGTGTGTCGAGCTCTTCCACGATCTTTTGACGACGGACAAGCGAGTGAAGAGAGAGCGCAGGAAGCCTCTCCCAAAACCGGCTGAGATAAAGGCCGAGCTCGACAAGTACGTGATCGGACAAGAGAGGGCCAAGAGGATCATCTCCGTGGCGGTCTACAACCACTACAAGAGGGTCTTCTACGGCGGCAGTTTCGACGACGTCGAGATGGAAAAGTCCAACATCATGATGATCGGGCCGACGGGAAGCGGGAAGACGTTGATCGCGCGCGTGCTGGCCAAGATACTGGACGTGCCGTTCGCCATAGCGGACGCCACACCGCTCACGGAAGCGGGTTACGTGGGAGAGGATGTGGAGAACGTCGTGCTCCGCTTGCTGGAAGTTGCCAACTTCGATATAGAGAGAGCCCAGTACGGGATCATCTACATAGATGAGATAGACAAGATCGCCAGGAAGTCTCCGAACCCGTCGATAACGAGAGACGTTTCGGGTGAAGGTGTGCAGCAAGGTTTGCTGAAGATCGTCGAGGGTACGATCGCGAACGTACCGCCTCAGGGTGGGAGGAAACATCCCTACCAGGAATTCATCAAGGTTGACACGACGAACATACTGTTCATCGTCGGTGGTGCCTTCGACGGGCTGGAGGAGATCATCAAGAGAAGGATCCAGAGTTCATCGATGGGCTTTGGGGCAGACGTGAAGAGCAAGAAACAGATGAGACTGGGTGAGATCCTCGCGCAGGTCACACCGGACGATTTAGTCCAGTACGGCATGATCCCCGAGTTCGTTGGTCGATTCCCCGTGATCGCGACGCTGGACGATCTCACGGAGGAGGATCTGGTCAGGATACTCAACGAACCGAAGAACGCCTTGATAAAGCAGTACAAAAAACTGTTCGAGCTCGACAACGTACAGCTCGAGATAGAACCGGACGCTCTGGTCGCGATCGCCAGAAAGGCGTTGAAGCGCGGAACGGGTGCTCGTGCCTTGAGAAGCGTCTTCGAAGAGGTCATGATGGATGCGATGTTCGAGTTACCTTCCTCGCACAACGTTGAGAAAGTGATCATCACCGCTGCGGCAGTTGAAGGCAAAGAGAAACCGAGGCTCGTGATGCGAGAGATCGCGTGATGAAAGTCCTTGGAATAGAAACTTCCTGCGACGAAACCTCGGTCGCGATAGTCGACGAAGAGAGAATACTCTCCAACGTCGTTTCGTCACAGGTGAAGGTCCACGAACCTTTCGGTGGTGTCGTTCCGGAGGTCGCAGCGAGGCACCATTTGAAGAACCTCCCGCAGATCTTCCGAAAAGCCGTCGAGGACGCGAGAATAGACTTGAGAGACGTAGACGTTGTTGCCGTCACGCACGGGCCAGGTCTCATCGGTGCGCTGATGGTCGGAGTCTCGTTCGCGAAAGGCTTGAGCCTCGCGCTCAAAAAACCGCTCGTCGGTGTGAACCACCTTCTGGGCCACGTCTACGCGGTCAAGTTGAACTTTCCACAGCTTGAACCACCTTACCTCGCCCTGCTCGTGAGTGGTGGACACACAGAACTACTTCTGTTCAAAGAGGATCCGACCCAGGCAGAAGTCGTTGGAAGAACCGTCGACGATGCGGCCGGTGAAGCCTTCGACAAGGTCGCACGCCTGCTCGGGCTCGGTTATCCCGGCGGACCTGCGATAGAGAGAGCGGCCAGGTCTGGAGATCCCCACAGGTATCACTTTCCAAGGGCGATGCTCGAAAGGGGCAATCTGAACTTCAGCTTTTCCGGTCTGAAGACGGCGGTTCTTTATCTGGTCAGAAGTGAACCGGATGCGAACAGATCGGACGTGGCGGCTTCTTTTCAGGAAGCCGTGGTGGACGTACTGGTCTGGAAGACGATGCACGCCGCAGAATTGATGGGAATGAAAAAAGTGCTTCTGGTCGGCGGCGTCGCGGCAAATTCACGGTTGAGAGAGAAGCTCGCAGAGGAATGCTCAAAGAGGAACCTGGAACTTTACGTTCCACCCGTGGAGCTGTGCATGGACAACGCAGCCATGATCGCGCGGGCAGGTTTGGACCTCGCGCGCAGGGGAAAGTTCTCTGACCTCAGCTTGAACGCTGTCCCGTACCTCTCTTTTTGAGCAGTTTCTGCCTCACCTTTGTCGCCTTCTCCGCAAGGATCAGCACGTGACCACTGTCGATGTAAATCGCGCTTCTTGCTTGTGCACCGTAGGTGAGGTTCACCATTTTGTTTGAAAAACTTGCAGTGTCCCTGAGCTGTTTCGCCATCGTGTTGTTCACCGGGACTACGGCTTTGATCCTGTCCGCGTTGACGAACACACCTTTCACGATCTGTACAAGCATGGTGCTCACATCCTCAGAACCAGTCTCTCATGGAGAAGATCATGGGTTCTCCCTGAGGGTTCAGAAGCTTGTGGTTCACGACCAGACCATTGTAGATCACGTGATCGCCGCTTTCGAGCTTACCGACCAGCTCGCATTCGAAGTAGGCTATCACACCTTCAACGATGGGCAGTTTGAGCTTCTCGCTCTCGAACCAGCGAACCTTGGAAAACTTGTCCACGTTCCTGCTCGAATAATAACCGAACAGTTCACCTATCTCTTTCTGTTTTTTGTCCAGGACCTGAACAGCGAACTTCTTGCTCTTCTCTATGACCTCCGCCGTTTTTCGTGTCGGTCCGAGCGCGACGGCCAGCATGGCGGGCTTGAAGGAAGATTGCATCAACCATGCTGCCGCGAGGCCAGCCTTCTCATCTTCAATGCAGCTCGAAACTATGTAAACCCCCTGAACCAAACAGTCGAACGCGCTCTTGAACATCGTCCCTCACCCCGTCATGCAAGCCTTCGAGAAAATTATACCCTCTTTTCACGAGAGAAACGATAATGTTCCCTCAGCTCTTCGTTGAACGGCAGGTTCAGTATCGCGTCGATGACCGCGACGACTTGCTCGTAAGATTTCGTCCTGGGATCTCTGAGGAGGATCTCTTCGAGCACTCTGACATCTCTTGAAAAGAACGCCTCCAGGTTCCACTCCATCCTCAGTATCCTGGGCCAGAGGTAGAACTTCTTGATCCTGTCGGTCAAATCGGGCTCGATCTTCTCCCTGTGTACACCGCTTTTGTCCACCCACACGGGCAGTTCCATGACGAGATCGTCCGGAAAGTCCTTCAGAGCCCCCTGGTTCTCGACGTTCAAGAAGAGTCTCACCCGTTTATCGTTCGCGATGGCGTTGATGAACGGAACGTGCTGTTCTCCGCTCATCCGACCCTTTCTGAAGATCTCGGGAAACTCTTCCGTCAGCTTCACGTTCTCGTGGAGCTGGACGCGTTGAGCGAGCTCTATCAGTCTCTTTCTCGCCATTCTGAGCATCTCATGAAGTTTCGGCCTCTCCACCTCGTTGTCTATTCCTCCAAATTCACCGAACCACTTTTTCTTCGTTTCAAGATCGTAGTGATACTTCCACGTTCCGTTGCGCACAGTATCGCCTATCGGAAGCATGCCGTAGAATCTGTACATGTCCATCGCGGCGGGAGACATCTGGATGTCCCACGGACTTCTCGATTTCCAGTTTGCAAGCTCTTTCTCTATCCATTCGTCCAGGAGTGGGTAAGCGTCCTTTCCTTTGTATCTGAACCTGTTCAACCAGATGCCGTGGTTCACCCCCGCCACCTGCCAGTCCACATCCTTCGGATCGAGCTTCAACCGCTCAAAGACTTCATAAACTCCAGCAACTCCGTGACAGAAACCGATGATCTTGGCCTTGCTGACCCTCTTGACCGCCTGAGTGATCTCGAAAACGGGATTCGCTGTTTGAAGCAGATAAGCGTCTGGAGCCAGTCTTTCCATTCTCCTTGCGATCTCGAGCGCCAGTTTCACATCGGGATACGATGCCAGAACGTAGCTGTACGTCGAGACCATGCTCAATTCCTGGCTGTCTATGCCCCTGTAATAACCGTACTTCTCTGCGAGCTCCGTGACGCTGTCCCACCTCTGAAATCCATCTTCGTGATACCTTTGATCGTAAGGGTACGCCGTGTTTATGATGAAATCGGCTCCTTCGATGGCTTCGTCGAGCTGTGAGGTTTTCACAATCTTCACCGGCGAGCCGAGTTCCTGAACGTACTTCTGGGCGAGCACGTGGGAAGCGTTCAATCTTTCTTCGTTGATGTCCATCAGGTAGATGAAGGTGTCTGATTTTGAGAGCTCTTCCGTCTGCGCCACGTCACCGATGATCTGCTGGGCGAACCTCACGCTTCCCGCACCTATCATCGCGATCTTCACGGTGATCACTCCTTTTGAAATCAGAAACGTTTCAGCTCGAAAGTTCTGTTCGTCAGATCGACATCGAGCCTGACGTTACCCATCTTCGTGTTGAAAGATTCGATACTGTAGGCCGGTTCTTCGTCGAAGATGTTGGACACTTTCACTTTTCCACCGAGCAGCTGGAGAGTGGTTTGCAGAATCTCGTTCGAAGAATCTTCGTAGAGTGAAAGATCGTCGCTCAAAATTATCATGTTGTCCAGAACGCCACAGGTGTACGCGTAGAGCTTTCTTTCGTTCTCACTCAGCTCGGTTTTCTGCGTTCTCAAGAGTAAACAATCTGGATCGTTCTGCCAGAGTCTTCTGTTCATGAAAGATCTCGTGATGGCGTTTCTGAGCGCCCATTTCGCCGCCGGAATGCCCCGATCCGCCAATCGCTCTCCCCAGTAAGGCGCGGTGTCCGGTCCTATCCTCATGCCATCGACGAGTCCGACCGCCGGAATGAGTGGAGAACCGCAACCCAGAACGAAGCCATCCTTCACAGCTTCGCGTACGATCTTCAAACCTTCCCTCAGGGCCTGGATCGGGCTGATGGATCTCTGTCTTTCTCCAGGAAGGGCTCCCGCGAAGAGAAAATCGATCTTGAAATAGGAGAAACCCATTCGGCGGAGCGAGCTGAACAGTTCGTACAGCCACTGTTTCACATCTTCCCTGCTCAGATCCAGCGCGTAGATGTTCTTCTTCCAGTTCCTGTAAGCGAGCTTCGGTTTTCCGTTTTCTTTCACCACCCAGTCTGGATGCCGCGCGAACAGCTTCGAAGTTTCAGAGACGCTGAACGGCGCGGTCCATATGCCTGGTTCAAAACCACTTTGAAGGATCGTTCTGGCCATCTCATCCAGGTTTGGAAAGCCATCCTTGCTGTCCAGCCAGTCGCCGATGTCCGCTTCGTAGCCATCGTCGATCTGGAAGATCTTTATGGGATATCTTTTCGCAAGGTCTAAATTCTTCAACACGTCCGGCCAGGTCAGATCCAGAAAATAGTGATACCAGCTGCACCATCCGACGAAGCGGTCTTTCTTGAACTGCGCGTTGTTTTCCTGCGCGACGAGTTCTGCGTACTCTGTTAACAGATCGTAGTCGTCAGAATTTTCTATGAAGACGAAGCTTTCGAGCGGGACGTAGTCTTCGAAATCTGTGTCGAAATATTCCAGGTACGCCACAAGCTCATTCTTCTCGAACGTGAAGAAAGGATGTGCGAACTTCGAAGTGAGGAAACCGTACAGTCTCCCGTGTCCCGCGACGAAGTAATCGCTTACGAGCCTGCTCGCGAGCAACTCGGGAACAGGAGACGCTGAGTACTGCCAGTCCCTGTCCGGGCTGATGGGCTGAAACTCTTCCGTATCGATCGGTTTGCACGGCCCCCAGGATTGCCAGTTGTTCACGAAGGCTTTCTTGAAAGATTCTGTTCTGAAGATCTCTATCCTTCCAACCTTTCCTTTGATCTTTCCTTTCAGCATCCAGCCGAAGCTGGTCTTCACAAGCTCTGCCTTCACACAGTACTCGTTCGTTTCTACCGTGAACTCCCCTTCTTTCAAACTCCTTCCCATCACCTGCATGGTTCTTCCCTCCTCAGTCCGAATCCGAATTCTCTTTCACGAACTCAACTATCTCCTGTACGTAACCGAAGGCGACGGCCACGTAAGTGTCTGCCGCCCCGTAATAGATGGCGATCCTGCCGGTCTTTCCGTCACACAGCGCGGCACACGGAAAGACCACGTTCGGTACGAAACCGCACACCTCGTACTCTTCCTCGGGCGTGAGCAGGTAGTACTTGCTCCTGTGCAGCACTTTCGACGGATCCTCGAGATCCAGCAGGGCGGCACCGAAGCTGTAGACGTACCCGTTGCACGTCAGTGTCACGCCGTGGTATATCAAAAGCCATCCTTCGCTCGTTTCTATGGGTGCTGGTCCGGCGCCGATCTTCAGATTCTCCCACCAGTTCTTGCTGCTCCTTCCCATCACCCATCTGTGGTTGCCCCAGTGGATCATGTCGAAGCTCTCGCTCAGGAAGATGTCTCCGAAGGGCGTATGGCCCATGTCACTGGGCCTGTTGAGCATGACGTACTTACCGTTGATCTTCCTCGGGAACAGCACACCGTTCCTGTTGCACGGAACGAAGGCGTTCGGCAGCCTGATGAAGTGTTTGAAATCCTTCGTCACGCCGACACCTATGGTTGGACCATGATCGTCGGTGCAGAAGGTTATGTAGTAACTGTCCTCTATCCTGACCACCCTCGGATCGTAGGCGTAGCCAACTGGAAACGGATTGCCGTATTGATCGAACCACTGGATGGGTTCTTCCTCTATCTGCCAGTTTATTCCGTCTTTGCTGTGTCCAACGTGCAGGAAGGGTCTGGTGTTTTTGTGGTCCACTCTGAACACGCCGACAAAACCGTTTGAAAACGGTACGACTGCAGAGTTGAAAACGCGCGCACCTTTCTTGATGGGATTCCGTTTCGTGATGGGATTCTTGCTGTAACGCCACAGCACCCCATCGTGGCCCTTCGGTCTGTCCTCCCACGGCATGTTGGAAAGTTCTTCACAGTAGATTTTCAAAACGGTCCCCCCTATCAATATCTGACTTTCAAAAGCTCGGCGGGCTGACCACCCAGATACCTATCGCCGTGACGTTCCCAACGTTTCTCCACCTGTGTGGCACAGTGGAAGGATAGGTTATGCTGTCACCTTCGTTCAGGACGACTTTCCTGTCCCCAAGAGTTATTTCGACACTGCCCTGAACGATGATACCGGATTCGATCCCTTCGTGCGCGTAAAAGGAGTCGCCACTGTCACAACCCGGTTCAAGATAAGATATGAACATTGAGTAAGCCTTGTTCTTCGTCGAGATGAGTTCGTACGTCAAACCAGGGCACACGATCACCTTGCGCCGTTCGTTTTTCCTCACCACACCTTTGAGCGCCTGCTCGCCTATCTCTTGTTCGACGAGCGAGATGATCGTCTCACCGAGGGCGGACAGGATTCTCTTGAGCGTGCTCAAAGATGGCGATACTTTTCCATGTTCTATCTGGCTGATCAGGCCGGGAGTGACACCCGCAAGCTTCGCGAGTTCCCTCACCGTCATGTGTTTGGCCTGCCTGAGGGTTCTTATCTTCTGACCTATGTTGTCGAGTTCACCATCCATTTCGTTCATCCCCCAGTCACGAGGTGAGTGAAGTCACCGTACAGTCTCACCAGTTTTTCGAACTCGGCTTCATCGTAAAACCTGATCTGCCTGCGGCCGAAGTATTTGGCAACCTCCACACAGAACCTCGCCGCAAGTTCAATATCGACCTCGTGCGATGCCCCGGTCGCACAGCCAGCCACAGGAACTTCAGTCGTTATGGCCACTCCAACGACCGGGACGTTAGGAACAACGGTGCAGGGCTGCATGATGCTGTTTATGTGATACACCCCGTTGTCGTAGGGCGTTATGTCCTGCATCGTTATCGGTAGCACGAAGGGCACAGTGCCACACACGTTTTCATAGATGTTCAACAGATCTTCCGACACCTTGAGTATATATCCCTTGACGACCGTTGGCGAAATCGCAAAGCCTCTCTTTTTCACAATTCTGTTGCCCTTCGTGGTATCGATGGAAAGAACCGCATCAACGTGTCTGTTGAGCATCAGCTGCAACACTTCTCTCACACCGATCGGTGAATCCATGAACGGTACTGGTTTGTGCTCTTTGGTTGGAGCGTTTGGGCAAACGTGCGTCGCCACGAACACCGTACCTGCAAGCTCTTCTCCTTTCTGCCTCATCTGTGCCAGTTTCAGCGCACACGCGAGCGCGGCAACAGCACCATCCGCATCGCTCACCAGTCCGATCATTTCTGGCCTGGCTCCCACTCCTCCCAGCTGGCCAACTATGCCCAGAACGGGCGCCGAGCCATCGTCACCGTGGATCGTTATTCTGACGACGTCTGTCTTGCCGCGGGGTGTTGTCACAGTTTCGAACTCGGCGTGCACGCCTTCAAAACCGTTGAAAAGCTCACAGACTCTTTGACCGTTCGCATTAGGATCATCCAGAACCTCGATCGCAGTCATTACCTGCGATAGCATGCTCACACCTCCGTGTAAAGATGGCATCTCACTTTTCGACCTCTGAAATCTATCAGCGGTGGTTTCTCACTGCATTTGCTGAAGGCAAAATCACACCTCGT includes:
- a CDS encoding glycoside hydrolase family 130 protein; translated protein: MPWEDRPKGHDGVLWRYSKNPITKRNPIKKGARVFNSAVVPFSNGFVGVFRVDHKNTRPFLHVGHSKDGINWQIEEEPIQWFDQYGNPFPVGYAYDPRVVRIEDSYYITFCTDDHGPTIGVGVTKDFKHFIRLPNAFVPCNRNGVLFPRKINGKYVMLNRPSDMGHTPFGDIFLSESFDMIHWGNHRWVMGRSSKNWWENLKIGAGPAPIETSEGWLLIYHGVTLTCNGYVYSFGAALLDLEDPSKVLHRSKYYLLTPEEEYEVCGFVPNVVFPCAALCDGKTGRIAIYYGAADTYVAVAFGYVQEIVEFVKENSDSD
- a CDS encoding cupin domain-containing protein, producing MDGELDNIGQKIRTLRQAKHMTVRELAKLAGVTPGLISQIEHGKVSPSLSTLKRILSALGETIISLVEQEIGEQALKGVVRKNERRKVIVCPGLTYELISTKNKAYSMFISYLEPGCDSGDSFYAHEGIESGIIVQGSVEITLGDRKVVLNEGDSITYPSTVPHRWRNVGNVTAIGIWVVSPPSF
- a CDS encoding DUF1177 domain-containing protein — translated: MLSQVMTAIEVLDDPNANGQRVCELFNGFEGVHAEFETVTTPRGKTDVVRITIHGDDGSAPVLGIVGQLGGVGARPEMIGLVSDADGAVAALACALKLAQMRQKGEELAGTVFVATHVCPNAPTKEHKPVPFMDSPIGVREVLQLMLNRHVDAVLSIDTTKGNRIVKKRGFAISPTVVKGYILKVSEDLLNIYENVCGTVPFVLPITMQDITPYDNGVYHINSIMQPCTVVPNVPVVGVAITTEVPVAGCATGASHEVDIELAARFCVEVAKYFGRRQIRFYDEAEFEKLVRLYGDFTHLVTGG